The following coding sequences are from one Halorubrum sp. BOL3-1 window:
- a CDS encoding AAA family ATPase, translated as MVEAFAVASGKGGTGKTTSTLALGMALAADHDVTVVDADTGMANLLFHAGLDDAAVTLHDLLVEGTATGVSEATYERFGLSVVPCGTSLAGFEAAEPERLRDVVAELARDTDVLLLDSPAALGSKSAVLPVVLADRVVVVVEPTIPALSDGLKVQEYARSYGTETAGVLFNKVRSEADDVAAKAERHFGGPVLANVPESDAVRAARRAGKPLLAHAPESEAAARYRRAADRLDVRDGDGDAVADRFRSAVVPDTP; from the coding sequence ATGGTCGAGGCGTTCGCCGTCGCCAGCGGGAAGGGCGGCACGGGGAAGACGACGAGCACGCTCGCGCTCGGGATGGCGCTCGCGGCCGACCACGACGTGACGGTCGTGGACGCCGACACCGGGATGGCGAACCTCCTCTTTCACGCCGGACTCGACGACGCGGCGGTCACCCTCCACGACCTGCTCGTCGAGGGGACCGCGACGGGCGTGAGCGAGGCGACCTACGAGCGGTTCGGTCTCTCGGTCGTCCCCTGTGGCACCTCGCTCGCGGGCTTCGAGGCCGCGGAACCGGAGCGGCTCCGCGACGTGGTGGCGGAGCTCGCGCGCGACACGGACGTCCTGCTGCTCGACTCGCCGGCCGCGCTGGGGTCGAAGTCGGCCGTGCTGCCGGTCGTGTTGGCAGACCGCGTCGTCGTCGTCGTCGAGCCGACGATCCCCGCGCTCTCGGACGGGCTGAAGGTCCAGGAGTACGCGCGCTCGTACGGCACCGAGACCGCCGGGGTCCTGTTCAACAAGGTCCGGAGCGAGGCCGACGACGTCGCCGCGAAGGCGGAGCGGCACTTCGGCGGTCCCGTCCTCGCGAACGTCCCCGAGAGCGACGCGGTCCGGGCGGCGCGCCGAGCGGGGAAGCCCCTGCTCGCGCACGCCCCGGAGAGCGAGGCCGCGGCGCGCTACCGCCGGGCCGCCGACCGGCTCGACGTGCGCGACGGCGACGGCGACGCGGTGGCGGACCGGTTCCGGAGCGCGGTGGTCCCGGACACGCCATGA
- a CDS encoding GAF domain-containing sensor histidine kinase: protein MWNRRRATVIETLHDVATTIQTEETAEAVCERTVAAAADLLDFNLCTVVVREGEWLVPYATSADAPPDGSRKMRIDEGLAGKTYRTGRSHTVAEVTSGDETRPADASYRSGISVPIGDHGVFQAVETTPGAFDDGDAEPAELLVTHAATALDRLEREAELRRQNERLDRFASAVSHDLRNPLSVATGRLQLVAEECSSPHVEGVADAHERMERLIDDLLLFAQAGSESLTYTEVDLSRLATDCWGSPPTAGAALSADAGVAVPADRDRLRQLVENVLKNAVDHGGSDVSVTVGGLDDGFYVADDGRGIPPEDRDDVLTAGYTSAADGTGFGLSIASQVVEAHGREISVSESASGGARFDVRGVDVVEP from the coding sequence ATGTGGAACCGGCGTCGCGCGACCGTCATCGAGACGCTTCACGACGTCGCAACGACGATACAGACCGAGGAGACCGCGGAGGCCGTCTGCGAACGGACCGTGGCGGCGGCCGCGGACCTGCTCGATTTTAACCTGTGTACCGTCGTCGTCCGCGAGGGCGAGTGGCTCGTCCCGTACGCCACCTCCGCGGACGCGCCGCCCGACGGCAGCCGGAAGATGCGGATCGACGAGGGACTGGCCGGGAAGACCTACCGGACCGGGCGGTCGCACACGGTCGCGGAGGTGACCTCCGGAGACGAGACGCGTCCCGCCGACGCGTCGTACCGGTCCGGGATCAGCGTTCCGATCGGTGACCACGGCGTCTTTCAAGCGGTCGAGACGACGCCGGGAGCGTTCGACGACGGCGACGCCGAGCCGGCGGAGCTGCTCGTCACCCACGCCGCGACGGCGCTCGACCGACTCGAACGCGAAGCGGAGCTCCGGCGGCAGAACGAACGGCTCGACCGGTTCGCGTCGGCGGTGAGCCACGACCTCCGGAACCCGCTCTCGGTCGCGACGGGACGGTTACAGCTGGTCGCCGAGGAGTGTTCGAGTCCGCACGTCGAAGGGGTCGCGGACGCCCACGAGCGCATGGAGCGGCTCATCGACGACCTCCTGCTGTTCGCGCAGGCGGGCAGCGAATCGCTCACGTACACCGAGGTGGACCTGTCGCGGCTCGCTACCGACTGCTGGGGGTCGCCGCCGACCGCCGGCGCCGCGCTCAGCGCCGACGCGGGGGTCGCGGTCCCCGCGGACCGCGACCGGCTGCGCCAGCTCGTCGAGAACGTGTTGAAAAACGCCGTCGACCACGGGGGATCCGACGTCTCCGTGACTGTGGGCGGTCTCGACGACGGATTTTACGTGGCCGACGACGGTCGGGGGATTCCGCCCGAAGATCGAGACGACGTACTGACGGCGGGCTACACGTCCGCCGCCGACGGGACGGGGTTCGGGCTGTCGATCGCCTCGCAGGTCGTCGAGGCCCACGGCCGGGAGATATCGGTGTCCGAGAGCGCGTCCGGCGGCGCTCGCTTCGACGTGCGGGGCGTGGACGTCGTCGAGCCGTGA
- a CDS encoding S8 family serine peptidase produces MIRTTNYTKALAALFAVFMVVSMMAPVAGASVAADAGDAAPTIEGAGDAPAFSDEVSYEQTSDGEFAQQDADDVEIDDALERNFEGDAESDGDTVDVVVRLSPADTSDVQGQEATVDALKDHAAESQQNVVRFAQTSEHVELERQFWITNAVLLEVNPDRISPEEIASAEGVERMHVNFEVTVPQQADGDDSASGDDSSSDGATAANETSEESAETDSTSDDASVDAEPIAPSSMQAEDYDTTYGLDMINATEVWDAYNTQGDGVEVAVLDTGVNDDHPDLPELSDEQWQSWDGSGNPIESEPNDGDGHGTHTSGTVVGSDDPDGNGTPAFGVAPEAELYHGKVLGDDGGGTFARVAAGMEWAVDTAEVDIISMSLGAGGYFTEMIEPSENARDAGVILVASAGNGGEGTTGSPGNVYPNFASGAVNEDADVAGFSGGETVDTDSAWGDDAPDDWPDEYVVPNAAAPGVDVLSSWNDGDYETISGTSMSAPHKTGAFALMLSAAGGSVDRETAMETFEDTAWKPDDADEPEGVPDIRYGYGIIDVKAAADQVALDSGVTGTVTDSGGDAVEGASVEVEETGFSAETGADGEYTVLSPPGNYTVTASGFGYEETSESVSIPDNETFVEQNITLADALGVEPVAGQPEAIEGGQQFEVRVNVANLETYSVERNGTYEGDLTVELNGAEIEEGEDVSVGDYTGLANVTVTTEQNTDGDLALDHTFSGAGDTVSVTTGPTTVFAEFTPIAVVDDGTFGDAVVDRLTDQLPASYEISLLTGSEAVDASANDEYEAYVVQDVDETHVEDLKNNTAGASTGVVWLDQWGSGSTGVPARSSALGDPAETFDSFASPNPEMEIVADSPIFEGVGEVGDSFGIHSAGFADHAWFEDTDFQTVGYVQAGGVTDGPAAATHQQEREVLLSTFGSTTFVEPGDYSDDADAVLANAAEWAATTPPVVLNEGQPAQDAPGDTFGSEYAVQELEKVKVSLHEDSTANQSELDLYVGGTVNAWDEWRAYSPPLTDDDYMVEVESEEDTVGSVVLEATFTFANNPDAVGDGEDIAPEDSHEVAITTGPTAVYDAPLTVGDSEDVETIQEAVNLAPDGAEIEVTDGTYAETVSIEDTANLTITGENVTIVAPDSGAADGHAHVDIQASGTHFEGFDLETPEGLASVGVSAASDVDIADVSVTGASDAVQVVESSDVTVTNASATGAAANGVHVAGSDAVSVSNAEATDAGTGVRIADSADVAVDASTATNVSYGVMLDGATDVDVTGAEVDGAGETGVASMSSIGVDITDATVTDAGTGVRVDGGSVSNLTDASVSDSEHGIAAEGGAAVANAAHNEITNATTGFAFSGSATSGEFANNDVNATTGVLASDAGSDLTFHFNDLVATETAMVAESGAFEAPLNWFGADGPQANNGVDGDVRYSPFLTADLGEVDTNTTQIAVDLTMEANETYTVGVPAATDQTVGDAFDDGFEGAIYGYDAEIGDWQMLTANDSLSALSAVLVVAEEDTYATFEFQSGDGPASPGQVDLHNGWNLVSPSAYHDEEHAFWTDGTNKGDGDYYTPSTWMVADSHADGHIGEGDVDMSSAVNPFGGYWVGIGAEGDGYTLFSEMEQDPALDDYEAMLDPETPSAPQPPGEGPGEGPSEPEDVSVAVVDENDYHEGAIASALSEELDDGTYTNVDTLTADELLDEMGGYDVFVVQRFGSDSLASDFADALGDDQAVVYLDSDQGASAEAYADGIYRLNNVRDDPAERDSVSLDADDQPVEVDIESDHPIFDGVGSEGESVAVVDSGITWGSWFNDYDGQVLGHSDFSPSDEGEFEGPGVAIDEDRNEVLNTAIAMDFFHDDPADFTDAGLTLFANSVEEAASMAASADGGSAAEEDEETDEQASVAPVAAPAV; encoded by the coding sequence ATGATACGCACCACCAACTACACGAAGGCGCTCGCCGCGCTGTTCGCGGTATTCATGGTCGTCTCCATGATGGCCCCCGTCGCAGGGGCCTCCGTTGCCGCGGACGCGGGCGACGCCGCACCCACGATAGAGGGAGCCGGCGACGCGCCGGCGTTCTCCGACGAGGTATCGTACGAACAGACGAGCGACGGCGAGTTCGCACAGCAGGACGCGGACGACGTCGAGATCGACGACGCGCTCGAACGGAATTTCGAGGGCGACGCGGAGTCCGACGGGGACACCGTAGACGTCGTCGTCAGGCTCTCTCCCGCGGATACGAGCGACGTTCAGGGGCAGGAGGCGACGGTCGACGCGCTGAAAGACCACGCCGCCGAGTCTCAGCAGAACGTCGTCCGCTTCGCGCAGACGTCGGAACACGTCGAGCTTGAGCGGCAGTTCTGGATCACGAACGCCGTGCTCCTCGAGGTGAACCCCGACCGGATCTCGCCTGAGGAGATCGCGTCCGCCGAGGGCGTCGAACGCATGCACGTGAACTTCGAGGTCACAGTGCCACAGCAGGCGGACGGCGACGACTCGGCGAGCGGTGACGACTCGTCGAGCGACGGCGCGACCGCCGCGAACGAGACGAGTGAGGAGTCCGCCGAGACGGACTCGACGTCCGACGACGCGTCGGTCGACGCCGAGCCGATCGCCCCGTCGTCGATGCAGGCGGAGGACTACGACACGACGTACGGCCTCGACATGATCAACGCGACCGAGGTCTGGGACGCGTACAACACCCAGGGTGACGGCGTCGAGGTCGCCGTGCTCGACACCGGAGTCAACGACGACCATCCCGACCTGCCGGAGCTCAGTGACGAGCAGTGGCAGTCGTGGGACGGCAGCGGTAATCCGATCGAAAGCGAGCCGAACGACGGCGACGGACACGGGACCCATACCTCCGGTACCGTCGTCGGTTCCGACGATCCGGACGGCAACGGTACCCCCGCCTTCGGGGTCGCACCCGAGGCCGAACTGTACCACGGGAAGGTACTGGGCGACGACGGGGGCGGTACCTTCGCACGTGTTGCCGCTGGTATGGAGTGGGCCGTCGACACCGCCGAGGTCGACATCATCTCGATGAGCCTCGGTGCGGGCGGCTACTTCACCGAGATGATCGAGCCGTCCGAGAACGCGCGCGACGCGGGCGTCATCCTCGTCGCGTCGGCCGGTAACGGCGGCGAGGGAACCACCGGATCGCCCGGTAACGTCTACCCGAACTTCGCGAGCGGCGCGGTCAACGAGGACGCCGATGTCGCGGGCTTCTCCGGCGGGGAGACGGTCGACACCGACTCCGCGTGGGGCGACGACGCCCCCGACGACTGGCCCGACGAGTACGTCGTGCCGAACGCGGCCGCGCCCGGCGTGGACGTGCTGAGTTCGTGGAACGACGGCGACTACGAGACCATCTCCGGTACGTCGATGTCCGCGCCCCACAAGACGGGGGCGTTCGCGCTGATGCTGTCCGCGGCCGGCGGTAGCGTCGACCGCGAGACGGCGATGGAGACGTTCGAGGACACCGCTTGGAAGCCGGACGACGCCGACGAGCCCGAGGGCGTCCCCGACATCCGCTACGGGTACGGGATCATCGACGTCAAGGCGGCGGCCGACCAGGTCGCACTCGACAGCGGCGTCACCGGTACGGTGACTGACTCCGGCGGAGACGCCGTCGAGGGCGCTAGCGTCGAGGTCGAGGAGACCGGCTTCTCGGCCGAGACCGGCGCTGACGGCGAGTACACCGTGCTCTCGCCGCCCGGCAACTACACGGTGACCGCGAGCGGCTTCGGCTACGAGGAGACCAGCGAGAGCGTCTCGATCCCGGACAACGAGACGTTCGTCGAGCAGAACATCACGCTGGCCGACGCGCTCGGCGTCGAGCCCGTCGCGGGCCAGCCCGAGGCGATCGAGGGCGGTCAGCAGTTCGAGGTCCGGGTGAACGTCGCCAACCTCGAGACCTACTCGGTCGAGCGCAACGGCACCTACGAGGGCGACCTCACCGTCGAACTCAACGGTGCGGAGATCGAGGAGGGCGAGGACGTCTCCGTGGGCGACTACACGGGCCTCGCCAACGTCACCGTCACCACCGAACAGAACACCGATGGCGACCTCGCCCTTGACCACACGTTCTCCGGCGCGGGCGACACGGTCTCCGTGACGACCGGGCCGACGACCGTGTTCGCCGAGTTCACGCCGATCGCCGTCGTCGACGACGGTACCTTCGGCGACGCCGTCGTCGACCGGCTCACGGACCAGCTGCCGGCGTCGTACGAGATCTCGCTGCTCACCGGCAGCGAGGCCGTCGACGCCTCGGCGAACGACGAGTACGAGGCCTACGTCGTCCAGGACGTCGACGAGACGCACGTCGAGGACCTGAAGAACAACACCGCGGGCGCCTCGACGGGCGTCGTGTGGCTCGACCAGTGGGGCAGCGGGAGCACCGGCGTCCCCGCCCGGTCGAGCGCGCTCGGCGACCCGGCCGAGACGTTCGACAGCTTCGCCTCGCCGAACCCCGAGATGGAGATCGTCGCCGACAGCCCGATCTTCGAGGGCGTCGGCGAGGTCGGCGACAGCTTCGGCATCCACTCCGCCGGGTTCGCGGACCACGCCTGGTTCGAGGACACCGACTTCCAGACGGTCGGCTACGTCCAGGCCGGCGGCGTGACTGACGGTCCCGCCGCCGCGACGCACCAGCAGGAGCGCGAGGTGCTCCTGTCGACGTTCGGATCGACCACCTTCGTCGAGCCCGGCGACTACAGCGACGACGCCGACGCCGTGCTCGCGAACGCGGCCGAGTGGGCCGCGACCACGCCGCCGGTCGTCCTGAACGAGGGCCAGCCCGCACAGGACGCGCCCGGTGACACCTTCGGCTCCGAGTACGCCGTCCAGGAGCTGGAGAAAGTGAAGGTGTCGCTCCACGAGGACAGCACCGCGAACCAGTCCGAGCTCGACCTCTACGTCGGCGGAACGGTCAACGCGTGGGACGAGTGGCGCGCCTACTCGCCCCCGCTGACCGACGACGACTACATGGTCGAAGTCGAGTCCGAGGAGGACACCGTGGGATCGGTGGTCCTCGAGGCGACGTTCACCTTCGCCAACAACCCGGACGCGGTGGGTGACGGCGAGGACATCGCCCCCGAGGACTCCCACGAAGTGGCGATCACCACCGGCCCGACCGCGGTGTACGACGCGCCGCTGACGGTCGGCGACAGCGAGGACGTCGAGACCATCCAGGAGGCCGTGAACCTCGCGCCCGACGGGGCCGAGATCGAGGTCACCGACGGCACCTACGCCGAGACGGTCTCGATCGAGGACACCGCGAACCTCACGATCACCGGCGAGAACGTCACGATCGTCGCGCCCGACTCGGGCGCCGCCGACGGCCACGCCCACGTCGACATCCAGGCCAGCGGGACCCACTTCGAGGGCTTCGACCTCGAAACGCCCGAGGGCCTCGCGAGCGTCGGCGTCTCCGCCGCGAGCGATGTCGACATCGCTGACGTCTCGGTCACCGGCGCCTCCGACGCGGTGCAGGTCGTCGAGAGCAGCGACGTGACGGTGACGAACGCCAGCGCCACGGGCGCCGCCGCGAACGGCGTCCACGTCGCCGGTAGCGACGCCGTCTCCGTCTCGAACGCCGAGGCGACCGACGCCGGCACCGGCGTTCGGATCGCCGACAGCGCGGATGTCGCAGTCGACGCGTCCACCGCGACGAACGTCTCGTACGGCGTGATGCTCGACGGCGCGACCGACGTCGACGTCACCGGGGCCGAAGTCGACGGTGCCGGCGAGACCGGCGTCGCGTCGATGAGTTCGATCGGCGTCGACATCACCGACGCGACGGTGACCGACGCCGGCACCGGCGTCCGCGTCGACGGCGGCTCGGTCAGTAACCTGACCGACGCCTCCGTCAGCGACAGCGAGCACGGCATCGCCGCGGAGGGCGGCGCCGCCGTCGCCAACGCCGCGCACAACGAGATCACGAACGCCACTACCGGCTTCGCGTTCTCCGGCAGCGCAACGAGCGGCGAGTTCGCGAACAACGACGTCAACGCCACGACCGGCGTGCTGGCGTCCGACGCGGGCAGCGACCTCACCTTCCACTTCAACGACCTCGTCGCCACCGAGACGGCGATGGTCGCGGAGAGCGGGGCCTTCGAGGCGCCGCTCAACTGGTTCGGTGCGGACGGCCCGCAGGCCAACAACGGCGTCGATGGCGACGTGCGCTACTCGCCGTTCCTCACCGCGGACCTCGGCGAGGTCGACACGAACACGACGCAGATCGCCGTGGACCTGACGATGGAGGCCAACGAGACCTACACCGTCGGCGTCCCGGCTGCCACCGACCAGACGGTCGGTGACGCGTTCGACGACGGGTTCGAGGGCGCCATCTACGGCTACGACGCCGAGATCGGTGACTGGCAGATGCTGACGGCGAACGACAGCCTCAGCGCGCTCTCGGCCGTCCTCGTCGTCGCAGAGGAGGACACCTACGCCACGTTCGAATTCCAGTCCGGAGACGGGCCCGCCAGCCCGGGTCAGGTCGACCTCCACAACGGGTGGAACCTGGTGAGCCCGTCGGCGTACCACGACGAGGAGCACGCGTTCTGGACCGACGGCACGAACAAGGGCGACGGCGACTACTACACGCCGAGCACGTGGATGGTCGCCGACTCCCACGCCGACGGTCACATCGGCGAGGGCGACGTCGACATGAGTTCAGCGGTCAACCCGTTCGGCGGATACTGGGTCGGCATCGGCGCGGAGGGTGACGGCTACACCCTCTTCTCCGAGATGGAGCAGGACCCGGCCCTCGACGACTACGAAGCGATGCTCGACCCGGAGACCCCGAGCGCCCCGCAGCCGCCGGGCGAGGGTCCGGGTGAGGGACCGAGCGAACCCGAGGACGTCTCGGTCGCGGTCGTCGACGAGAACGACTACCACGAGGGCGCCATCGCGAGCGCGCTCTCCGAGGAACTCGACGACGGCACCTACACCAACGTCGACACGCTGACCGCGGACGAGCTGCTCGACGAGATGGGCGGCTACGACGTGTTCGTCGTTCAGCGCTTCGGCAGCGACTCGCTGGCGTCCGACTTCGCGGACGCGCTCGGTGACGACCAGGCGGTCGTCTACCTGGACTCCGATCAGGGTGCCTCCGCCGAGGCGTACGCCGACGGCATCTACCGGCTGAACAACGTCCGCGACGATCCGGCCGAGCGCGACTCCGTCTCGCTCGACGCCGACGACCAGCCCGTCGAGGTCGACATCGAGTCGGACCACCCGATCTTCGACGGCGTCGGCAGCGAGGGCGAGTCGGTCGCGGTCGTCGACTCCGGGATCACCTGGGGCTCGTGGTTCAACGACTACGACGGTCAGGTGCTCGGCCACTCGGACTTCAGCCCGAGCGACGAGGGCGAGTTCGAGGGTCCCGGCGTCGCGATCGACGAGGACCGTAACGAGGTCCTGAACACGGCGATCGCGATGGACTTCTTCCACGACGACCCGGCCGACTTCACCGACGCCGGCCTCACCCTGTTCGCGAACTCCGTCGAGGAGGCCGCGAGCATGGCGGCGTCGGCCGACGGCGGCTCCGCCGCGGAAGAAGACGAGGAGACGGACGAACAGGCCAGCGTCGCGCCGGTCGCGGCTCCCGCCGTCTGA
- a CDS encoding PGF-CTERM sorting domain-containing protein gives MTTHTTHERLLVCLVVATVALAPLTVGAAAAATGTATAEQADSAGELTLNVTDETEDTVTVTLSTTVEDVAGYQAELTFDPEDTAVQSVSGGEGQFSADPVTNVDNENGSLNFNQVAENTSGGADAPTMATVVFAAPDSSTDVTFVAEDSLVATTDAESVTDLVRDGVTLDGSDGGDGGDGSDGGDGSDGGDGSDGGDGSDGGDGSDGGDGGDGSDGGDGSDGGSGDGATDGTAPSADDEVATVDADVTPVDGGVTLSAADIEAGSTVEADFGDAVGDETVTVDDLSIETASALDSLTVEARSVDAADLPEGAPVLGGDAASYVEFETNAASEDVAGAAVSFTADADALGAAPEDVRLLRLVDGEWTGLETTHEGDGVYTAETPGFSYFAVSGATDDAGGSDSADGDGSAGSSDSGDDAGGDDAGDGSSGSGDDAGDASGSGTDDGSGGDDPVLEEQTPGFGVFTALLAAIGVALLARRR, from the coding sequence ATGACGACCCACACAACACACGAACGCCTGCTCGTCTGCCTCGTCGTCGCGACCGTCGCGCTCGCGCCGCTCACCGTCGGCGCCGCCGCGGCCGCGACGGGGACGGCGACCGCCGAACAGGCGGACTCGGCGGGCGAACTGACGCTGAACGTAACGGACGAGACGGAAGACACGGTGACCGTGACGCTCTCGACGACGGTCGAGGACGTCGCGGGGTATCAGGCGGAGCTGACGTTCGACCCGGAGGACACGGCGGTCCAGAGCGTCTCCGGCGGCGAGGGGCAGTTCTCGGCTGATCCCGTGACCAACGTCGACAACGAGAACGGCTCCCTGAACTTCAATCAGGTCGCCGAAAACACCTCCGGTGGAGCGGACGCGCCGACGATGGCGACGGTCGTCTTCGCGGCGCCCGACTCGTCGACCGACGTGACGTTCGTCGCGGAGGACTCGCTCGTCGCGACGACCGACGCGGAGTCCGTCACCGACCTCGTGCGCGACGGCGTCACTCTCGACGGAAGCGACGGTGGTGACGGTGGCGACGGAAGCGATGGCGGTGACGGTAGCGATGGCGGTGACGGAAGTGACGGCGGAGATGGAAGCGATGGTGGTGACGGTAGCGACGGCGGCGACGGTGGCGACGGAAGTGATGGCGGAGACGGTAGCGACGGCGGAAGCGGTGACGGCGCGACCGACGGCACCGCCCCGTCCGCCGACGACGAGGTGGCGACGGTCGACGCGGACGTGACCCCGGTCGACGGCGGCGTGACGCTCTCGGCCGCGGACATCGAGGCCGGGTCGACCGTCGAGGCCGACTTCGGTGACGCGGTCGGCGACGAGACCGTCACGGTCGACGACCTGTCGATCGAGACCGCGAGCGCGCTCGACTCGCTCACCGTCGAGGCGCGGTCGGTCGACGCGGCCGACCTCCCGGAGGGAGCGCCCGTTCTCGGCGGCGACGCGGCCTCGTACGTCGAGTTCGAGACGAACGCGGCGTCCGAAGACGTCGCGGGCGCCGCCGTCTCCTTCACCGCCGACGCCGACGCGCTCGGCGCGGCGCCGGAGGACGTGCGGCTGCTCCGCTTGGTCGACGGCGAGTGGACCGGGTTGGAGACGACCCACGAGGGCGACGGCGTCTACACGGCCGAGACGCCGGGCTTCTCCTACTTCGCCGTCTCGGGGGCGACCGACGACGCCGGCGGCTCGGACTCGGCGGACGGCGACGGCTCAGCGGGGTCGTCCGATTCCGGGGACGACGCGGGCGGCGACGACGCGGGTGACGGCAGCTCCGGATCGGGCGACGACGCCGGCGACGCCTCCGGCTCCGGGACCGACGACGGGAGCGGGGGAGACGACCCGGTCCTCGAAGAGCAGACGCCGGGATTCGGCGTCTTCACGGCGCTGCTCGCGGCGATCGGTGTCGCGCTGCTCGCCCGGCGCCGCTGA